The stretch of DNA AATTTACCAGAAATTGTAAttagtatatatgtatagttgTATATGTTAAATGTCttttagtggggcatggtggctcacatctgtactcctagcactttgggaggccaaggcgggtggatcacttgaggtcaagagttcgagaccagcctggccaacacggtgaaaccccgtctctactaaaaatacaaaaattatgcagatgtggtggcacgtgcctgtaatcccagctactcgggaggctgaggtgggagaatcacttcaacctgggaggcagaagtcgcagcgcactccagtctgggagacaagagcaaaactccatctcaaaaaaaaaaatgtcttttactAGACTGTGAACTCAGATCATGAGAGGGCACAGCAGGGTACTTAAGATTGTGGAgtcttggtgtggtggctcatgcctgtaatctcagcattttgggaggccagggtgggaggatcacttgggcgcaggagttcaagaccagcctgggcaacatagtatgtccctgtctcaacaaaaaatacaaaagtttagccgggcgtggtggtgtctgcctgtagtcccagctacaggggaggctgagtgggaggattatttgagctcaggaattcaaggttccagtgagctataattgtaccactgtactccatcctgggcgacagaacaacaccctatctcaaaaaagaaaaaaaaaaaaaagtggattctAGGCCAGAAAGCACAGGTTAAAATTCCCACTCTGCCACTTCCCAGTTGCATGACCTAGCGCAAGTGAATTAGCTTCTCGAAGCCTTAGTTTCCCCTCtgataaaatgggagaaataatggcacctacttcatagagttgttgtgaaaattaaacgaGGTTAAAGTGAATAAAGCACTTCAAACAGGCTGGGAGGGGAGTCCAAGAGAGGAATGGGAAGACATGGGGACCCCACTATCGTTAGCACCTCAACACAGAGATATTGTGAACCCGGTCCTAATTCCCTTTTATAAGTGCtagcaattttattattattcaccgCATATTTGCAACATCTAGAACACCGGAATATAGCAGTTGCACCTTAAGTATCAGTTTAATAGAACCATTCATTaatggattcattcattcattcattaactctATTTAACTGCCTGCTATGTGTGGCGGAGGTGCACAACTCTCCCTACCTCTCTCTCCAAACGCAAGAGCTCCACCACACCCCAGCCCTGACCCCGTCCGATTCACACTTGGCTCCCCATTTTCCTTTGTGGTCTTAGGGAAAGGCTGGCATGAGGTTGCAGCACGGAGGGCAATGTCACATAGCAAGTTCCTAGAGGACAGGAGGTACCCAGCGAGCAGTATGAAACAAGCGCATAATAGGTGTCTAGGACACAGTAGGCattcttggcacatagtagggccTCAGCACTCACTGGACAACTGGCACATAAGTGGGTGCCATGCACAAGACGTTGGCTAACTTGGGAAAGAACTAAAATTCCTACTATAGGTTCGCCCCCTGCCGGAGGGCATCTTGCAAACCCAATTCTTCCGTAAAGCAAACGCCTGCGCCCCCCGGCCAGCGCAGGCGCACTCACGATCGCGGGCAGGTCCGCCGAGCGCAGCTCCCCCTTGCGGAGCTCCAGGGCGTGTGCGGCCTCTTCTGGGCATGCGCAGAACCGCTCTATGTCCAGCTGAGGGAGTGCGCTGTAGCCCTCGCGCGCATACTCGTACAGGAGGTTCCGGTTTCGTTTCTCTGTAGCGAAGCTTCTCCTTGGACTATCGTTGGAGATGCAGCCTCCCCGGGGCCAGAGCCCCCGACGAGTCAGCAAAGGCCAGAAGCGCCGCGCCATGGACGCAGCCATCTTGGACCGGGGACAAGGCGGCACTTCGTCCCGCCCACTCCGCGTTTAGACCAATTGTAAAGCAGCGAACCTGACCGTGACGAGCCAATCAGATCCTGAGGAAAGTTGACCGCGATAGAGTCCTTCGTCGCCCAATCGTCGTCTGTGTCCCGCCTCTTCAGTGACGCGAGGCAGAACCAGCCAATCCCTGCACGGATAGCGCCCGGAAGAGGCTAGAAGCTGGATTCAGCGTGTCCGCGACCTCACCTTTAGGTCCTGTGAGGTCGGTGGAATCCTGGGGTCCTCCAAATCTACCAGGCCATCTCCCCAGTTTCCCAGTTCTTCCTGTGTGCGGGCGAGAGTGGCTGGGCCCTCGGGAACCCACTCAGAGCGAGGCTAAATTTACGGAGGGACTTTCTGTTAGCAGCAGGAGGGACTTTCTGTTAGCAGCATGAGGGCCTGCGGTTAGACCTATAGAGGTATTTCCTTTGATTTAAGCCAGAAAGTCCTGAGAGCGGATCGGGGAGCATTTGCGGATCGGCCACTTTTCCCTCCTTTCTGAGTCTCTTATCCCCTACCACAGGGACGGCCCAGGCGGCAGGATGTCCTGGTCTGGCCTTCTCCGTGGCCTCAACACGTCCCTAACTTGTGGTAAGTGGGGGACTTGGGCTTCAGGGACGAGGCTAGAGGGGGAGGGTTATTCGCTCTTGGACTCGTGTGCCTCCGAGGGAAACGGGGGTGGAAAAACACGGTGGGGTTttggcagagctggggctgctAGAGCAAGAGGTGGGAAGCAGCTGCATGGAGGGCTACTGCGTGTCAAGCGGCGTTTGggtcagttttattatttatttatttaagatctccctctgtcgcccaggctgaagtgcagctgtgtgatcacagctcactgcagtctcgacctcctgggctcaagtgatcctcccgcctcagcctcccaagtagctgggaccacaggcctgcagAACCACAACCAGCTAACTTTTTGATTCTTTGTAGAGAGGGAGGTCTCCCTGTGTCGCCCAGTCTGGccttaactcctgagctcaagtgaccctccacagcctccaaaagtgctaggattacatgcatgagccactgagcctactattattttaaacagcattaaaaataatgcttcctggccaggcgtggtggctcacgtctgtaatcccagcactttgagaggccgaggtcaggagttcgagaccagcctgaccaacatggtgaaaccccgtctctacttaaaaatatgaagattagccgagcgtggtggtgggtgcctgtagtcccagctgctcaggaggctgagacaggagaattgcttgaacccaggaggcagaggttgcagtgggccgagattgagcaactacactccagcctgggcgacagagtgagactttgtctcaaaaaaaaagaaaaaaaaaaaggtaatgctTCCTTGAAGAATAAAGAGTTACTTTTGTCTGTAAATAACATTAGACGTGAACAAATGCATCCTTGTAAAGTGCTTTAAAcaatgcctaaaacaccaaaattgACTTGCTACTACACTAAGATCTGTTCTCTGGGATAATAACCCCTCTCGgccctctccaggcccagctctggttCCCCGGCTCTGGGCCACCTGCTCCATGGCTACCCTGAACCAGATGCACCGCCTGGGGCCCCCCAAGCGGCCGCCTCGGAAGCTGGGCCCCACGGAAGGCCGGCCGCAGCTGAAGGGTGTGGTCCTGTGCACGTTCACCCGCAAGCCAAAGAAGCCCAACTCGGCCAATCGCAAGTGCTGTCGAGTGCGGCTCAGCACTGGCCGCGAGGCGGTCTGCTTCATCCCCGGGGAGGGCCACACCCTGCAGGAGCACCAGATTGTCCTTGTGGAGGGCGGCCGCACCCAGGACCTGCCAGGCGTCAAGCTCACCGTTGTGCGTGGCAAGTACGACTGTGGCCACGTGCAGAAGAAGTGACGGCTGGGGGCACAGTGGGCTGGGCGCCCCTGCAGAACATGAACCTTCCGTTCCTGGCTGCCGCAGGGTCCTCCGATGCTGGCCTTTGCGCCTCTAGAGGCAGCCACTCATGGATTCAAGTCCTGGCTCCGCCTCTTCCATCATTACCACTATTAAGCCATAGGAGTCCTGGGGGTGCAAAGGGTGCCCCTCTGTCAACACCCTTGGCTCCTGTGTTTAGAGGGGTGGCCTGAAGGACCTTTTCTGCTGGGACAAGACACTGTACTGCCCTCTGCTGGGAACGGGTTTTAATAAACAGACCCTGGCGCTTGTGATGTGAATCCCCTTGTGGAGTATTTGCCCTCTGTGTGGCTGTGGCAGTGGacatctctgagcttcagtttcctcttccagaaaatagcTCCATTGGTGGTATCTCCTTTGTTTGGTTTGGTGAAGATTAAATTCGATGCTGTATGTGCATAACACGCACGGagggctccttttttttttttttttttttaagacaaagtctcgctccgttgcccaggctggagtgcagtggcgtgatctcagctcactgcaacctctgcaccccgggttcatgtgattctcctgcctcagcctcccgagtagctgggattataggcacacaccaccaggcctggctaatttttgtatttttagtagagacagggtttcaccatgttggccaggctggtctcaaactcctgagctcgggtgatctgcccaccttggcctcccaaagtgctgggattacaggcgtgagccaccacgcccggctgagggCTACTGTATTTTAAGCTTAGGAGTCAGGTAGGTGGCACAGATGCCCAGGTCTCCTTCCTGCAGGCCATGGGTTCTGGGCACATAAACTCTGCCCTCAAGCATGGACATCTGGAAAATGGCAGTAATTGTAATGTTGATGTGGAAGGGGTGTGGAAAGGATTCAATGGGGTGTGCTGCTCCACACATGGGagctgttcttttattttatgtgtgtgtgtgtgtgtgtgtgtgtttgtgtagagagagagagagtctctctgtgttgtccaggctggagtgcagttctaTGATCAAAGCttacttcagccttgacctcctgggctcaatagatcctcccgcctcagcctcctgagtagtcgggaccacaggtgtgtgccaccacacctggctaacttttccatttttttagagtGGGAATCtggctttgttgtccaggctggtctcgaactcttggcctcaagagatccttccaccttggcctcccaaaatgctggattataggtgtgagccaccattatataataatataaaattattattgggTTCACCTGAGCTCAAATCCTGCTCCCCGTCATAATTGCTATGAGACCTGGCTATGTTGGTTCCCCCTATGGGCCTCGGTTTCCTCCCTTGGAAAATGGCACTGATGATAATGCTGACTGCACCTGATCATGTTTTTGGCCACGTAAGATTTAAGaagtggggccaggtgcagtggctcatgcctgtaatctcaacactttgggaggccgaggtgggccgaccacttgaggtcaggagtttgagaccagcctggccaacatggtgaaaccctgtctctactaaaaatacaaaaattacccgggcatggtggcatgtgcctgtaatctcagctactcaggaggctgaggcaggagactcgcttgaacctgggaggtggaggttgcagtgagccaagatcagcaccactgcactgcagcctgggtgacagagtgagactctgtctcaaaaacagaaaaaagaaaaaatgacgtTGGAACTGTGTTTATATCATTGGGCTCTGGAGCCCAGCACTGCTCCAAGCCCTGCCTCCCCTACTTactggctgggtgaccttgggcaggtagTTTACACTCTGAGCCTGGACCAAATGGCGCTGATAAGGGTGCATGCCTGAGAGCTGTTTGGCGCATCATAGCTGTCTCCGAGTTCCTCTTGGCGCTCAACACACAGCCTCCTGAGGGTCTCCTGATTGTAAACATGAGGCCACAAGGTCTTTTAGGATCAGAGCTGGTGGCAGATAAGTGCACTGATTACAGATAAAAATTGCCCATCCCCTCATATTTGGCACCAGTTTTATTGAGCTAGTTTGTTGGCCATGCCTAGCTGAGAAATAGAGAAgtggagggagatggggggaTGGGAGAGCTTTTCCTCATGGCACACTCTGCTCCAGGAGTCTGTATACAGgagtgtggagaaaaggaagTGTTACCTTGCAGGAAGTTGCCCCCAAAGCAAGggcaggaggcaggggtgggggacttGGCCTCTGATGGAATTCTGGAATTCTGATGAGAGAGGTGCTAGCCTGACCCGAACAGGAGATGCTGACGGGCAGTGCTGGGCATGTTGCACAGAGATGGCTGGTTACACAGCCCCATGGCGGGATCCCAGAGTGTCGAGACCAGCTGGgtcgtggagaccctaacccagtggtgctagaggaattaaagacacacacccagaaatacaggatgtggagtgggaaatcagggttctcacagccttcagagctgagagcctcgaacagagatttacacacatatttattgacagcaagccagtgataagcattatttctatagattatagattaactaaaagcatttgttatgggaaataaagggatgTGCCAAAATAAacggatgggctctggctagttatctgcagcaggaacatgtccttaaggcacagatcgctcatgctattgtttgtggtacAGGAACCCCTTTAAGCCGTTTTCCGTCCTGGGTgagccaggtgttccttgccctcattccggtaaacccacgACCTTCAGGGTGGGGGTCATGGCcttcatgaacatgtcacagtgctgcagagattttgtttatggccagttctggggccagtttatggccagattcaggggcctgttcccaacatgtCCCCTTTTTTGTTTTGCAAAGTGATAAAAGCAAAGGCAGCTTTGTCAAGGTGAGCTACTTCTCACAGGAGTCAGGATCTGCATCTGCACactatacaaagacaaacaacacagattaaaagcacaatcatcattgaaatcacagagcctccaagtgtttttatccatttgaatgggttactagctgctaatctgtctgcagctccttcaagcactccagttcctggcattaagTTCACGTGTGCCTGGgatactttaaatatttgttct from Gorilla gorilla gorilla isolate KB3781 chromosome 20, NHGRI_mGorGor1-v2.1_pri, whole genome shotgun sequence encodes:
- the MRPS12 gene encoding small ribosomal subunit protein uS12m, which codes for MSWSGLLRGLNTSLTCGPALVPRLWATCSMATLNQMHRLGPPKRPPRKLGPTEGRPQLKGVVLCTFTRKPKKPNSANRKCCRVRLSTGREAVCFIPGEGHTLQEHQIVLVEGGRTQDLPGVKLTVVRGKYDCGHVQKK